A region of Beijerinckia sp. 28-YEA-48 DNA encodes the following proteins:
- a CDS encoding VOC family protein produces the protein MIQVKRLGHATFSTPDLDRQVDYWTHVMGLSLVDRSPKRAVLATKLGQESVVLEAGDHADLQRIAFQVAPGTDLNALARQLKQEGVASDRQSDPTPGISDALTFTDPKGTLVEIFADCRFHKRDKSEGGVNPLKIGHVASRVHDVQKVAKFYQDFLGFRASDWLGDHFVFMRCGIEHHTVNFVQYETQRLHHVAFEVKDWAEIHRTCEVLARNEFPLVWGPLRHIVGHNVAAYHRNSDDLRIECYCEMDIMADEQLGYWEPRPWHEEMPLRPKKWPKETWRSAWGFGSFGTFPGYP, from the coding sequence ATGATTCAAGTGAAGCGGCTGGGGCACGCAACCTTCTCCACGCCCGACCTCGACCGCCAGGTCGACTATTGGACGCACGTCATGGGGCTCTCGCTGGTGGACCGCTCGCCGAAGCGCGCTGTGCTCGCCACCAAGCTCGGGCAAGAGTCAGTAGTGCTGGAGGCCGGAGATCATGCTGATCTGCAACGCATCGCCTTTCAAGTCGCGCCTGGCACGGACCTCAACGCCCTGGCGCGGCAGCTGAAGCAGGAAGGCGTCGCCAGCGACCGCCAGTCTGATCCGACGCCCGGCATCAGCGACGCTCTGACCTTCACCGATCCGAAAGGTACGCTCGTCGAGATTTTCGCCGACTGCCGCTTTCACAAGCGGGATAAAAGCGAAGGTGGCGTCAATCCGCTGAAGATCGGCCATGTCGCCTCGCGTGTGCACGACGTGCAGAAGGTGGCCAAATTCTATCAGGATTTTTTAGGCTTCCGCGCCTCCGATTGGCTCGGCGATCACTTCGTCTTCATGCGCTGCGGCATCGAGCATCACACGGTGAACTTCGTGCAATATGAAACCCAGCGCCTGCATCACGTCGCCTTCGAAGTGAAAGACTGGGCGGAAATCCATCGCACCTGCGAGGTGTTGGCGCGCAACGAATTCCCACTGGTCTGGGGCCCTTTGCGTCACATCGTCGGACACAACGTCGCCGCTTACCATCGCAACAGTGATGATCTGCGGATCGAATGCTATTGCGAGATGGATATCATGGCTGACGAACAATTGGGCTATTGGGAGCCCAGGCCCTGGCACGAAGAAAT
- a CDS encoding MFS transporter, translating into MLGGATMTTATVVNVSTVINRGIGRYQLWLFAICFLISLVDGLDSQIMSVTGPVMARDMQLPAGALGPLLSASQWGSLVGAFGIGFFADRWGRRQTLLACGLVFSIGTLATAWADSFTALFALRVITGLGVGGAVPCYLALAAEYAPENRRAGVVATILGAVPCGGIVAGLLGASLLGNFNWHVVYLVCGIFSLLVSLLVYLSLPESLSFMITRKHDPASIRSVLTKLQPSMSTIPNAKFIIDEEIRQDAPVKHLFTESRGPLTVVLWLAFFVNYLVLLGTLVWTPTLMKQAGMTIAEGSLALMFNNIGSILGIVIAGQILDRYRSALFWVLASVFLGGAIATSLIGYSAPHFLAVCFFSAIAGFCMGSGLSGLYALAAIIYPTFMRSTGIGWSSGFGRVGSSMGPLVVGLMFAASWATPVTLLTLGTGALANVVLILLMGFLMWRRKSSATALASAE; encoded by the coding sequence ATGCTTGGGGGAGCGACGATGACAACTGCCACGGTTGTAAACGTAAGCACGGTAATCAACAGAGGAATCGGGCGCTATCAGCTCTGGCTCTTCGCGATTTGTTTTCTGATCTCGCTCGTCGATGGCCTTGACTCCCAGATCATGAGCGTAACCGGACCGGTCATGGCTCGGGATATGCAACTGCCTGCTGGAGCACTGGGACCGCTTTTGTCGGCTTCGCAATGGGGTTCCCTCGTCGGCGCCTTTGGCATCGGTTTCTTCGCCGACCGCTGGGGCCGCCGCCAGACATTGCTCGCCTGCGGCCTCGTCTTCAGCATTGGCACGCTGGCGACCGCCTGGGCCGATTCATTCACGGCGCTGTTCGCGCTACGCGTCATTACCGGCCTCGGCGTCGGCGGCGCCGTACCCTGCTATCTCGCGCTTGCTGCGGAATACGCCCCCGAAAATCGACGAGCCGGCGTCGTCGCCACCATCCTCGGCGCGGTTCCATGCGGCGGCATCGTTGCAGGCTTGCTCGGCGCCAGCCTGCTCGGCAATTTCAACTGGCACGTCGTCTATCTGGTGTGCGGAATATTCTCGCTCTTGGTCAGTCTTCTGGTTTACCTCTCGCTGCCGGAATCCCTGAGCTTCATGATCACCCGCAAGCATGATCCCGCATCGATCCGCTCGGTGCTGACCAAGCTGCAGCCGAGCATGTCGACCATCCCCAACGCGAAATTCATCATCGACGAGGAGATCAGGCAGGACGCGCCGGTGAAACACCTGTTCACCGAATCGCGCGGCCCGCTGACGGTGGTCCTGTGGCTTGCCTTCTTCGTGAACTATCTCGTGCTTCTGGGCACGCTCGTCTGGACGCCGACCCTGATGAAACAGGCTGGCATGACCATTGCCGAGGGCTCCCTGGCGCTGATGTTCAATAACATCGGCAGTATTTTGGGCATTGTCATCGCCGGCCAGATTCTCGATCGCTATCGTTCAGCCTTGTTCTGGGTGCTCGCCAGCGTATTCCTCGGGGGTGCGATCGCGACGAGCCTGATCGGATATTCCGCACCCCATTTCCTGGCTGTCTGTTTCTTCTCAGCGATCGCCGGCTTCTGCATGGGCAGCGGATTGAGCGGGCTCTACGCGCTTGCAGCCATTATCTATCCGACCTTCATGCGTTCGACCGGCATCGGCTGGAGCTCGGGCTTCGGCCGCGTCGGCAGTTCCATGGGTCCGCTGGTGGTCGGCCTGATGTTCGCGGCAAGCTGGGCAACACCCGTTACGCTACTGACGCTTGGCACGGGGGCGCTGGCGAATGTGGTCCTCATTCTCTTGATGGGCTTCCTGATGTGGCGCCGGAAATCCTCCGCGACAGCTCTCGCCAGCGCCGAATGA
- a CDS encoding LysR family transcriptional regulator has translation MNLKQKLTIRHLRLIDTLGRELSISRCAEVLHTSQSAISRGLSEVEEILQTRLFERTTRRVVPTSSGQMLIWHAEQILGQFDRVEADFDALQRGVGGALNVGMMGGFSPTWLVQAVKLASEQAPELTIRLRSNFADNLLADLISGRCDIIVTHFDIRQFSNEELVVDVLYNEQVVVVAAPGHPLTRRKKIDWSDLVNERWVMMPPETSTRRAVERNLVMHSRSISPVITEAFELHYIVELVRSAGMLTALPTALASWLEREANLVRRLPVVDEFSPWAVCVARLRSRAAGPAERLFINSLKTVAAKSQSDLSPKNKKKQHFFEA, from the coding sequence GTGAACCTTAAACAGAAACTGACCATCCGGCATTTGCGCCTGATCGACACATTGGGCCGCGAGCTGAGCATCAGCCGCTGCGCCGAGGTTCTGCACACCTCTCAATCGGCGATTTCGCGTGGGCTGAGCGAGGTCGAGGAGATTCTGCAAACGCGTTTGTTCGAGCGTACCACGCGGCGTGTCGTGCCGACCTCGTCGGGCCAGATGTTGATCTGGCATGCGGAGCAGATTCTCGGGCAATTCGATCGGGTGGAAGCTGATTTCGATGCGCTTCAACGCGGCGTCGGTGGCGCGCTCAATGTCGGCATGATGGGCGGGTTTTCACCCACCTGGCTGGTTCAGGCGGTGAAGCTCGCCAGCGAACAGGCGCCGGAGTTGACGATCCGGCTACGCAGTAATTTCGCCGACAATCTTCTGGCTGATCTGATCAGCGGTCGCTGCGATATCATCGTCACGCATTTCGATATCCGGCAGTTCAGCAATGAGGAACTGGTTGTCGATGTGCTGTACAATGAACAGGTTGTTGTCGTTGCCGCGCCAGGGCATCCGCTGACGCGGCGCAAGAAGATCGATTGGTCCGATCTGGTTAACGAACGCTGGGTGATGATGCCGCCCGAAACCTCGACGCGGCGTGCGGTCGAGCGCAATCTGGTGATGCATTCGCGCAGCATCAGTCCTGTCATCACTGAAGCGTTTGAGCTGCATTACATCGTCGAACTGGTGCGCAGTGCCGGCATGTTGACCGCACTGCCAACGGCGCTGGCAAGCTGGTTGGAGCGCGAGGCCAATCTCGTGCGCCGTCTTCCTGTCGTCGACGAATTTTCACCCTGGGCGGTCTGCGTGGCGCGGTTGCGTTCGCGCGCGGCTGGGCCGGCCGAACGGCTGTTCATCAACAGTCTGAAAACGGTCGCGGCCAAAAGCCAATCCGATCTGTCGCCGAAGAACAAGAAGAAGCAGCATTTCTTTGAAGCTTAG
- a CDS encoding Rieske 2Fe-2S domain-containing protein translates to MGVGTMQLRSKSMDYASAGPDTMGGRFLRKFWQPVYMSNSLAKGTARPILIMGEKFTLYRGESGTAFVVDQRCAHRSTQLSTGWVRGDNIRCFYHGWTFDGRGACVERPGEVPSGAAPGVRIKAYPTQEHMGLIYAYFGEGEPPAFPPFPEFEGEGVVENMMEEFPCNWFQTYENQADEAHLSFVHSPSGSHNALGRDQIKIPESSAEEMPFGMVRYSRVGEGKRRSTLYLFPNTMRIIIPPFGGLPIGGWRDSYLTLVPTSDESHILFMTQFARVAAADKAAYAEAAAKNDQNIKAARKLADIARDILDGKAVLEDFRDHPRFLLIEDAVAQGGQGWIVDRSQEHLGRTDICIVRMRRLFDRELNAIAEGEATKDFRYSGEPPELGF, encoded by the coding sequence ATGGGCGTGGGAACGATGCAGCTGCGAAGCAAGAGCATGGATTATGCCTCGGCGGGGCCTGACACCATGGGTGGACGCTTTCTGCGAAAATTCTGGCAGCCGGTCTATATGTCGAACAGCCTGGCGAAGGGCACGGCGCGGCCGATCTTGATCATGGGCGAGAAGTTCACGCTCTATCGCGGGGAATCGGGCACGGCTTTCGTTGTCGATCAACGTTGCGCCCATCGCAGCACGCAATTGTCGACAGGCTGGGTGCGCGGCGACAATATCCGCTGTTTCTATCATGGCTGGACATTCGATGGCCGTGGCGCCTGCGTCGAGCGTCCGGGCGAAGTGCCGTCCGGCGCCGCGCCTGGCGTGCGCATCAAGGCCTATCCGACCCAGGAGCACATGGGCCTGATCTATGCCTATTTCGGCGAAGGTGAGCCGCCGGCCTTTCCGCCCTTCCCGGAATTTGAAGGCGAAGGCGTGGTCGAGAACATGATGGAAGAGTTTCCCTGCAACTGGTTCCAGACTTATGAGAACCAGGCGGACGAGGCGCATCTCTCCTTCGTTCACAGTCCCAGCGGATCGCACAATGCGCTTGGACGCGACCAGATCAAGATCCCCGAGTCGTCGGCGGAAGAGATGCCGTTTGGCATGGTGCGCTATAGCCGCGTCGGCGAAGGCAAGCGCCGCTCGACACTCTATCTGTTTCCCAACACCATGCGCATCATCATCCCGCCCTTCGGCGGTCTGCCCATCGGCGGCTGGCGTGATTCCTATCTGACCTTGGTGCCAACCAGTGACGAAAGCCATATTCTGTTCATGACGCAGTTCGCCCGCGTGGCGGCGGCGGACAAGGCGGCCTATGCCGAAGCGGCCGCGAAGAATGATCAGAACATCAAGGCGGCGCGGAAGCTTGCCGATATCGCCCGGGACATTCTCGACGGCAAAGCTGTGCTGGAGGATTTCCGCGATCACCCGCGGTTCCTTTTGATCGAGGACGCGGTTGCTCAGGGCGGACAGGGATGGATCGTCGATCGCAGCCAGGAGCATCTCGGCCGCACCGATATCTGCATCGTGCGCATGCGACGGCTGTTCGATCGCGAATTGAACGCCATCGCCGAGGGCGAGGCGACCAAAGACTTCCGCTATTCCGGCGAGCCGCCGGAGCTTGGTTTCTAA
- a CDS encoding VOC family protein: protein MQPLVHRLGHIALNVRDLDVAIRDAIDVIGLALVERTATAALLTSNTRHAELVLHQAGANEVHRIGLEARSAEAVEEVEKRVKAEKLRILSDKPSLPAIERAVTFSSSEGHIIEVHTPMATDRPQRYVGAGIHPRYLDHVNLAAQDPERIVGELNRTLGLLLSERTRGYELAWMRAGDGRHHTVGVLKGRSGIHHYSWEFADFADFKRLGDVLDSLDRVLAWGPGRHGAGDNIFSYYVDASGFMVECTAEMEVIADPNFQPRIVDPGENLSNYKVVNRWGILPSQAWMSHHSDFAHRPA from the coding sequence ATGCAGCCATTGGTTCATCGTCTAGGGCATATCGCTCTCAATGTTCGCGATCTCGATGTCGCCATCCGCGATGCGATCGATGTCATCGGCCTTGCGTTGGTGGAGAGGACCGCGACGGCGGCGCTCCTGACCTCCAACACGCGGCACGCGGAACTGGTGCTTCATCAAGCGGGGGCAAACGAGGTTCACCGGATCGGTTTGGAGGCACGATCGGCCGAAGCCGTTGAAGAAGTCGAGAAACGGGTCAAGGCTGAAAAGCTCCGTATCCTGTCCGACAAGCCTTCCCTTCCGGCGATCGAGCGTGCCGTGACGTTCTCGTCCAGCGAGGGTCACATCATCGAGGTCCATACACCGATGGCGACTGATCGGCCGCAGCGTTACGTCGGTGCGGGTATCCATCCCCGCTACCTGGATCACGTCAACCTTGCCGCGCAGGATCCCGAAAGAATTGTCGGTGAATTGAACCGCACGCTTGGTTTGCTGCTGTCCGAGCGCACACGAGGTTATGAGCTTGCCTGGATGCGTGCGGGCGATGGCCGTCATCACACGGTAGGTGTCTTGAAGGGGCGGTCGGGCATTCATCACTATAGTTGGGAGTTTGCTGACTTTGCCGACTTCAAGCGCCTTGGCGATGTTCTTGACTCTCTTGATCGTGTTCTTGCGTGGGGCCCAGGTCGGCATGGCGCTGGCGACAATATCTTTTCCTATTACGTCGATGCGAGCGGCTTTATGGTGGAGTGTACCGCTGAGATGGAAGTGATTGCCGATCCGAATTTCCAGCCGCGCATTGTCGACCCGGGTGAAAACCTCTCAAACTACAAGGTCGTCAACCGTTGGGGCATCTTGCCGTCGCAGGCGTGGATGTCGCATCACAGTGATTTCGCGCATCGTCCGGCCTAG
- a CDS encoding nuclear transport factor 2 family protein, translated as MISDQTQMIHDLEARRYIAMLAGDADTLAELCSSNLIYTHSQGDRDDRESYLSKVIGGFFVYREIAHPADRILVCGDAALVTGRMTARVSVAGEERRIDNSYLAVWLREDGLWKFAAYQPTPLPQG; from the coding sequence ATGATCAGCGACCAAACGCAGATGATCCATGATCTTGAGGCACGGCGTTACATCGCGATGTTGGCTGGTGATGCAGATACCTTGGCCGAACTTTGTTCCTCCAATCTCATCTATACCCATTCGCAGGGTGATCGGGATGATCGGGAAAGCTATCTCTCAAAGGTGATCGGCGGCTTCTTCGTCTATCGAGAGATTGCCCATCCAGCCGATCGCATTCTGGTTTGTGGCGATGCTGCTTTAGTCACAGGGCGCATGACAGCGCGCGTCAGTGTCGCGGGTGAAGAGCGCCGCATCGACAATAGTTATCTCGCTGTGTGGTTGCGCGAGGACGGCCTCTGGAAATTCGCCGCCTATCAGCCGACGCCGTTACCGCAAGGCTAG
- a CDS encoding SDR family oxidoreductase → MKTGLKDRSAVISGGSKGIGKAIARSLAAEGVHVALLARSEEEVSVAAAEIAAEFGVIAVGLPTDITKTDALKAAAVRLQGMAEFKTIHIIVNNAAGPITSLERQIVWSDDEWMSAIDVKTVGALRIIREFLPMLATDGSGRVINVAGASGVAVWSPALLHGINNAAVIYATGFLAADLAPSRVTVNAIIPGLVATEFRQDWAQNLGEQQGKTSDQAISELCKAKGILLGRMAEMEEIGDLAVFLASDRASYITGAKIPVDGGFLVNAR, encoded by the coding sequence ATGAAAACAGGGCTCAAGGATCGGTCGGCGGTGATCAGCGGCGGGAGCAAGGGGATCGGCAAAGCGATCGCCCGATCGCTCGCCGCTGAAGGTGTTCACGTTGCTCTGCTGGCAAGGTCTGAAGAGGAGGTCTCTGTTGCTGCTGCGGAGATTGCCGCGGAGTTTGGCGTCATCGCTGTGGGCCTGCCGACTGATATCACCAAGACCGATGCGCTCAAGGCCGCTGCGGTCCGTTTGCAGGGCATGGCTGAATTCAAGACGATCCATATCATCGTCAACAATGCCGCCGGCCCGATCACCAGTCTGGAACGGCAAATCGTGTGGTCTGACGACGAATGGATGTCGGCGATCGACGTCAAGACCGTCGGCGCTCTCCGGATTATTCGCGAATTCCTGCCGATGCTAGCCACCGACGGGTCCGGTCGCGTGATCAACGTCGCCGGTGCCTCGGGCGTTGCGGTGTGGAGCCCGGCGCTGCTCCACGGCATCAACAATGCGGCGGTTATCTACGCCACGGGCTTCCTGGCAGCCGACCTTGCGCCGTCCCGCGTCACCGTCAACGCGATCATCCCGGGTCTTGTGGCCACGGAATTTCGGCAAGACTGGGCGCAAAATCTGGGAGAGCAGCAAGGTAAGACCAGCGACCAGGCTATTTCCGAGCTTTGCAAGGCCAAGGGCATCTTGCTCGGCCGCATGGCGGAGATGGAAGAAATCGGTGATCTCGCTGTTTTTCTCGCTTCCGATCGTGCGTCCTATATCACCGGTGCCAAAATACCCGTCGATGGCGGTTTCCTGGTCAATGCGCGCTGA
- the rsfS gene encoding ribosome silencing factor, protein MQNVLQSLEDLKAEEIISIELAGKTTLADTMIIASGRSNVHVGAIAESVVRACKDAGIGSPRIEGVPHCDWVVVDAGDLIVHVFRPEVRKFYNLEKMWSGDRPNEAEARRS, encoded by the coding sequence GTGCAGAACGTGTTGCAGAGCCTTGAAGACCTGAAGGCGGAAGAGATCATCTCTATCGAACTCGCCGGCAAAACGACCCTCGCGGACACGATGATTATCGCGTCCGGGCGGTCGAATGTGCATGTGGGCGCGATCGCCGAAAGCGTCGTAAGGGCGTGCAAGGATGCCGGCATTGGTTCGCCGCGCATCGAAGGCGTGCCGCATTGTGATTGGGTGGTGGTGGATGCGGGCGATCTGATCGTCCATGTCTTCCGACCGGAAGTCCGCAAATTCTACAATCTGGAAAAGATGTGGAGCGGCGACCGGCCAAACGAGGCTGAGGCGCGCCGATCCTGA
- the rlmH gene encoding 23S rRNA (pseudouridine(1915)-N(3))-methyltransferase RlmH, whose translation MKIILAAVGRLKNGPERELCARYLERAQASARGVALTGVEMKEIDEGRARRVEDRKAEEARVLAGLITDGARLIVLDERGRPQSSAEFAADIGRARDDGMPAYVFVIGGPDGIDPDLRARAHKVIAFGAMTWPHQLVRIMAAEQIYRAITILAGHPYHRV comes from the coding sequence GTGAAAATCATCCTTGCAGCCGTTGGCCGCCTGAAGAATGGGCCCGAGCGCGAGCTCTGCGCCCGCTATCTTGAGCGCGCGCAGGCCAGCGCGCGCGGCGTGGCGCTCACCGGCGTCGAGATGAAAGAGATCGACGAAGGCCGCGCCCGCCGTGTCGAGGATCGCAAGGCGGAGGAGGCGCGTGTGCTCGCCGGGCTCATCACCGACGGCGCCCGCCTGATCGTTCTCGATGAGCGCGGCCGGCCTCAAAGCAGCGCCGAATTCGCCGCCGATATTGGTCGGGCCCGCGACGATGGCATGCCCGCTTATGTGTTCGTCATTGGCGGCCCGGATGGGATCGATCCGGATCTGCGCGCCCGCGCTCACAAGGTCATCGCCTTTGGCGCCATGACCTGGCCGCATCAGCTCGTGCGCATCATGGCGGCGGAGCAGATTTATCGCGCCATCACCATTCTTGCCGGCCATCCCTATCATCGGGTGTGA
- a CDS encoding peptidoglycan DD-metalloendopeptidase family protein, protein MQRSSSLLSASGVRRSRPAGVLAATLSVAFGLVAVQGRAQPAPQGGQPASSSPAPAGSAASAAPSSAAERSRIEMRQEELRAIEQGLRLSDEQRRKIETELEAIKTDRAQLNTALVETTAKVQAAERSISEVERRLESSVNAEQAIRKSLEARRGVIAEILASLQRMGRNPPPALLIAPEDILKAIRTAMMLGGVVPELRAETQVLVNDLNDLVELRKAIAVERERLDGEVRAMAAERQRLAGLIDARRATMGETEQALQTERGKAQQLSRQALDLKDLIGRMEAEVESARRAAEAAKKAETDRQQMAAIKPPDPRKPADSSRLQPAMAFSEAKNMLPMPVSGSIVKKFGEPDGFGSAERGLYIGTRPGAIVASPIDGWVLFSGTFRTYGQLLIINAGGGYYILLAGMARNNVEVGQFVLSGEPVGLMGDASATNAAALAIGATQPILYVEFRKDGTAIDSSPWWAKPVAEKVRG, encoded by the coding sequence ATGCAGCGTAGTTCGTCCCTTCTTTCGGCGTCCGGCGTTCGTCGGTCCCGCCCTGCTGGGGTTTTGGCCGCGACTTTGTCCGTGGCGTTCGGCCTGGTGGCCGTGCAAGGGCGCGCGCAGCCCGCACCGCAGGGCGGCCAGCCTGCTTCCTCTAGTCCTGCGCCCGCAGGTTCGGCTGCCAGTGCTGCTCCTTCTTCCGCTGCCGAGCGCAGCCGGATCGAAATGCGCCAGGAAGAATTGCGGGCGATTGAGCAGGGGTTGCGCTTGTCGGACGAACAGCGGCGCAAGATTGAAACCGAACTCGAAGCGATCAAGACCGATCGCGCCCAGCTCAACACGGCCCTGGTCGAAACCACGGCGAAAGTGCAGGCCGCCGAGCGCAGCATCAGCGAGGTCGAACGTCGGCTCGAAAGTTCGGTGAATGCCGAGCAGGCGATCCGCAAGTCGCTCGAGGCGCGGCGCGGCGTCATCGCCGAAATCCTCGCCAGCCTGCAGCGCATGGGTCGCAATCCGCCGCCGGCGCTGCTGATCGCGCCCGAAGATATTCTGAAAGCGATCCGCACCGCGATGATGCTTGGCGGCGTGGTGCCGGAACTGCGCGCGGAAACGCAGGTTCTGGTCAATGATCTCAATGATTTGGTCGAATTGCGCAAAGCCATCGCGGTCGAGCGTGAGCGCCTCGACGGCGAGGTGAGGGCGATGGCGGCCGAGCGTCAGCGGCTCGCCGGCCTTATCGACGCGCGCCGCGCCACCATGGGGGAGACGGAACAGGCGTTGCAGACCGAGCGCGGCAAAGCGCAGCAGCTCAGCCGTCAGGCGCTTGATCTCAAGGATTTGATCGGCCGTATGGAGGCCGAGGTGGAGAGTGCCCGCAGGGCCGCCGAGGCCGCCAAAAAGGCCGAAACCGACCGTCAACAGATGGCGGCGATCAAGCCGCCGGATCCTCGTAAACCGGCCGATTCTTCGCGTCTGCAACCGGCAATGGCCTTTTCCGAGGCCAAAAACATGCTTCCCATGCCGGTTTCGGGCTCGATCGTCAAAAAATTTGGCGAGCCCGACGGGTTCGGCAGCGCCGAGCGCGGGCTTTATATCGGAACACGACCAGGTGCGATCGTGGCCTCGCCAATCGACGGTTGGGTGCTATTTTCGGGTACTTTCCGTACCTATGGACAATTATTAATCATCAACGCCGGCGGCGGATATTATATACTGCTCGCTGGAATGGCTCGGAACAATGTGGAGGTTGGCCAGTTTGTCCTTTCGGGCGAACCTGTTGGGCTCATGGGAGACGCGTCGGCAACAAACGCCGCCGCCCTTGCCATTGGCGCGACTCAACCCATTCTCTATGTAGAGTTTCGAAAAGACGGGACGGCCATAGATTCATCGCCCTGGTGGGCGAAGCCGGTAGCTGAGAAGGTTCGCGGATAA
- a CDS encoding S41 family peptidase: protein MMRKLSLILLSAAVGAGAATAVTQVGFVDGMAARAAVSETYKSLNLFGDVFEKVRTDYVEKPSEQKLIESAINGMLTSLDPHSSYMDAKSFRDMQVQTRGEFGGLGIEVTQEDGFVKVVTPIDDTPASRAGIMAGDVITAIDDEQTQGLTLNQAVDKMRGAINTAVKLTVMRGPGREQKEFRITRDRIQIKAVRSRMEGDDVGYIRVTQFNEQTFDGLKSAIQKMQADKPGDQLKGFVIDLRNNPGGLLDQSIYVSNAFLERGEIVSTRGRNAEETQRYNAKPGGELAKNKPIVVLINGGSASASEIVAGALQDHKRATILGTRSFGKGSVQTIIPLGQNNGALRLTTARYYTPSGRSIQAKGIDPDIQILQEVPDEFKGRDSTKGEAALRGHLKNGDDEKGGSQAYVPTDPAKDKQLIAATELLRGSKKAAELVEQNKAELMAAAQTSPPAQAQTPAPAPAAPTPGAAAPAAPAPAPVEKQPETVK, encoded by the coding sequence ATAATGCGGAAACTATCCCTCATTTTATTGAGCGCAGCAGTTGGTGCCGGAGCGGCCACCGCCGTTACGCAGGTCGGGTTTGTCGATGGCATGGCGGCGCGCGCCGCAGTCTCGGAGACCTACAAGAGCCTGAACCTGTTCGGTGACGTCTTTGAGAAGGTGCGCACCGACTATGTCGAGAAGCCCTCCGAGCAGAAGCTGATCGAGTCGGCCATCAATGGCATGCTCACCAGCCTCGACCCGCATTCGAGCTATATGGACGCCAAGAGCTTCCGCGACATGCAGGTGCAGACGCGCGGTGAGTTCGGCGGTCTTGGTATCGAAGTGACCCAGGAAGACGGGTTCGTGAAGGTGGTGACACCGATCGACGATACGCCGGCTTCACGCGCCGGCATCATGGCCGGTGACGTGATCACCGCCATCGATGACGAGCAGACGCAAGGTCTGACGCTGAACCAGGCGGTCGACAAGATGCGCGGCGCCATCAACACCGCGGTCAAGCTGACTGTGATGCGCGGGCCGGGGCGTGAGCAGAAAGAGTTCCGCATCACCCGCGATCGGATTCAGATCAAGGCCGTGCGCTCGCGCATGGAAGGCGATGATGTCGGCTATATCCGCGTCACCCAGTTCAACGAGCAGACCTTCGATGGGCTGAAAAGCGCCATCCAGAAGATGCAGGCCGATAAGCCGGGCGATCAGCTCAAGGGCTTCGTCATCGATCTGCGCAACAACCCAGGTGGTTTGCTCGACCAGTCGATCTATGTGTCGAACGCCTTCCTGGAGCGTGGCGAGATTGTCTCGACGCGCGGCCGTAACGCCGAAGAGACGCAGCGTTACAATGCCAAGCCTGGCGGCGAGCTGGCGAAGAACAAGCCGATCGTCGTTTTGATCAACGGCGGTTCGGCTTCGGCTTCGGAAATCGTGGCTGGCGCTCTGCAGGACCATAAGCGGGCGACCATTCTGGGCACGCGCTCCTTCGGCAAGGGGTCGGTGCAGACGATCATCCCGCTCGGCCAGAACAATGGCGCGCTGCGGCTGACCACGGCGCGCTACTACACGCCGTCCGGCCGTTCGATCCAGGCCAAGGGCATCGATCCCGATATCCAGATCCTGCAGGAAGTGCCGGACGAGTTTAAGGGCCGCGACTCCACCAAGGGTGAAGCGGCGCTGCGTGGCCATTTGAAGAATGGCGACGACGAGAAGGGCGGTTCGCAGGCCTATGTCCCGACCGATCCGGCCAAGGACAAGCAGCTGATCGCCGCTACCGAACTGCTGCGTGGCAGCAAGAAGGCGGCCGAGCTCGTCGAGCAGAACAAGGCGGAATTGATGGCTGCGGCGCAGACATCGCCCCCCGCGCAAGCGCAGACTCCGGCGCCTGCTCCGGCTGCCCCGACCCCGGGCGCTGCCGCCCCCGCCGCGCCCGCCCCGGCGCCGGTGGAGAAGCAGCCCGAAACGGTGAAGTAA